A window from Salvia miltiorrhiza cultivar Shanhuang (shh) chromosome 2, IMPLAD_Smil_shh, whole genome shotgun sequence encodes these proteins:
- the LOC131011873 gene encoding IAA-amino acid hydrolase ILR1-like 6 gives MNKPLHISSPFLSLALAVLAFSCMITTAPPPEAAPAKSRDHDHLSYFESALNSLWNPLLKSKNHSSAQEQKKSAGCGAVWSRACSDEIMRIAQKSDFVKWIKSVRRRIHENPELAFEEHETSRLVRHELDGLDVGYRFPLAKTGIRAMIGTGEPPFVAIRADMDALPIQEAVEWEHKSKNAGKMHACGHDAHVAMLMGAARILKARENHLKGTVILLFQPAEEAGNGAKRMIEEGALEDVEAIFAMHVSHLLPTSVIGSRSGPLLAGCGFFKAIITGQQTKGENYHHSSDLVLAASAAVISLQGIVSRESNPLDSQVVSVTFMDSGDIPNASAKRVVFGGTLRAFSTASFHQLVKRIEEVIIAQAKVYKCSATVDFFKDSDSIYPPMVNNDLMYEHVKRVSSDLIGPTNFQVVEPVMGAEDFSFYSEVIPAAFFYIGIKNETLGSVHSAHSPHFMIDEDALVVGSATHAAIAERYLNEREGERRLSINGHHREQ, from the exons ATGAACAAGCCTCTCCATATATCGTCGCCGTTCCTCTCGCTCGCGCTAGCCGTCCTCGCCTTTTCCTGCATGATCACCACCGCGCCGCCGCCGGAAGCGGCCCCCGCCAAGTCTCGCGATCACGACCACCTATCCTACTTCGAATCGGCGCTCAATTCGCTATGGAATCCGCTGCTCAAGTCGAAGAACCACTCCTCGGCGCAGGAGCAGAAGAAATCGGCCGGCTGCGGCGCCGTCTGGAGCAGGGCGTGCTCCGACGAGATCATGAGAATCGCGCAGAAATCGGATTTCGTGAAATGGATAAAATCCGTCCGCCGCAGAATCCACGAGAATCCGGAGCTGGCCTTCGAGGAGCACGAGACAAGCCGCCTCGTCCGCCACGAATTAGACGGGCTGGATGTCGGGTACCGCTTCCCATTGGCTAAAACGGGAATCAGAGCTATGATCGGAACCGGGGAGCCGCCGTTCGTCGCCATCAGAGCCGATATGGATGCTCTGCCCATCCAG GAAGCCGTTGAATGGGAGCACAAGAGCAAGAATGCGGGCAAAATGCATGCCTGCGGCCACGACGCTCATGTGGCGATGCTCATGGGCGCAGCTAGGATACTCAAGGCTAGGGAGAATCACTTGAAG GGGACAGTGATTCTGCTCTTTCAGCCAGCAGAGGAAGCTGGGAACGGAGCAAAAAGAATGATTGAAGAGGGAGCTCTTGAAGATGTTGAAGCCATCTTCGCGATGCATGTATCGCACCTTCTTCCAACATCAGTCATCGGGTCAAGATCCGGTCCTTTACTAGCTGGATGTGGTTTCTTTAAGGCTATTATAACTGGCCAGCAGACCAAAGGCGAGAATTACCATCACTCCAGTGACCTTGTCTTAGCCGCCTCAGCAGCAGTGATCAGTTTACAGGGCATTGTATCGCGTGAATCAAATCCTTTGGATTCTCAG GTTGTCTCCGTTACTTTCATGGACAGTGGAGACATTCCTAATGCTTCAGCAAAGAGGGTTGTGTTTGGTGGCACCTTGAGGGCGTTTTCTACTGCAAGCTTCCACCAGCTTGTAAAACGAATAGAAGAG GTGATAATAGCCCAAGCTAAGGTATACAAGTGCTCAGCAACTGTCGACTTCTTCAAGGACTCAGACTCGATCTACCCTCCCATGGTGAACAATGATTTAATGTACGAACACGTGAAGAGGGTCAGCTCCGACCTGATAGGCCCCACAAATTTCCAAGTCGTGGAGCCCGTCATGGGAGCCGAGGACTTCTCCTTCTACTCGGAGGTGATCCCTGCAGCCTTCTTCTACATAGGCATCAAGAACGAGACCCTAGGATCGGTGCACTCGGCACACTCCCCACATTTCATGATCGATGAAGATGCACTGGTTGTAGGATCAGCAACTCATGCTGCCATTGCTGAGAGATACCTAAACGAACGTGAAGGCGAGCGAAGGCTCTCTATAAACGGGCATCATCGAGAGCAATGA
- the LOC131009649 gene encoding uncharacterized protein LOC131009649: MNFLVWNVRGFSDESKSLLKEHCRSFLPLLVGIIEPKKSLQKVRQSYWRSINLVPHHQNCRQPRRPNIWLLTNLDVQTTILLSSDQVIIADCVWQTYFFRVAIVHGANDHVSRRALWTDLLSFVDGNTVFIGDFNAVKGAHERRSLAAPLRSSCSEFCDFIEASDMIESPSSGIRFTWSGRILLPRHVESRLDRAFFSPGFANLWASINTHALPRLTSDHSPLIFQCSDEMSKGRRFKFLNMWTSHPNFLDRVASSWDAATDVRCPIFKIMFKLRRLRYDLRAWNKDVFGQVDMQINSEQVSLLDVQNRISDQGYTDILFEEEQSHRIEHLKIADVVSYDRGNIQQHIIDFFSSLFKDESPSNVNWDMLEGIIDQFVSEDQNGKLTHIPDDEEIMAAVFSLDANSSPGPDGFSGKFFQSCWTIIRLDILSAVRAFFLNSYLPAGCNASILILIPKKDVVETVADLRPIILSNFFFKIISKILASRLGEVAAVGVSPNQFGFIGGRSIHDCIMLGSEGFSCMNRTGKRSNMACKVDIRKAFDTMRWDFILNVLRVNGFHGKFIEWISIIFSSARISIIYNGQLSGYFACSRGVRQGDPLSPILFGIAEDVLSHLFLICVNSRHITSMAFSRKASFPTHLLYADDILIFCKASMKNARKIKEILDFYGDISGQICNPVKSHVFFGRGVSSMVKNRVISELGFAMGSLPVTYLGVPIFSGRMRASYLIGIYDKIVNKFSSWKGLHLSMAGRICLVRSVIQSSVTHSMMIYRWPKSLIYKLDRKCRNFIWSGHVDKKPSCPVSWSRVCASRSEGGLGVRSFSAMNRSFLMKMAWKLVQGRDFAPSIMATRYLSNFGYAKMFLASSPFWTGVREHVNSLVMNSYSYIGTGEHIYFWHDEWLGYKLADKLHIPPFMRDFLQQAVSDYFYDGVWHFTPDFIIQFPDIVVDILLLPIGEESDTRFWKPSVSGEVSASLAYVSQSPHFPKVLWGTWIWERFIPDRRSLITWRILHLKMPTLDGLIKRGMHGPNRCVMCGLAEESIDHLFWNCNVIRQTWGVFFDWFAKSHILDCLDIHSMLAAAWNTDFSPLVRSYWKAGVINFIWKIWDSRNQVTFNDASFHPNLILGFLKVAFKEMDSNFPKLGRSHNSWQDYLTLRRIGVSMRAVPPPLMIEVHWWPSAGQWIKVNTDGSALGKPGSIAAGGVFRDNWGAVRGCFHFKGGSGFAFEAELFAIIHAVRIANSRGWHWLWIEADSSYVVQLLHSRSLKVPWRFLPLWKQTLNWLSNFRLQISHIFREGNSVADIMANHARIEGWWPFAIEDIKIAVSLDMATHSRVRMKN, encoded by the exons ATGAATTTTTTGGTTTGGAATGTCCGAGGCTTTTCGGACGAGTCTAAATCTCTTCTTAAGGAGCATTGTCGTTCCTTTTTGCCTTTACTTGTTGGCATTATTGAGCCAAAGAAAAGCCTTCAGAAAGTTCGCCAGAGCTATTGGAGATCGATTAATTTGGTGCCTCATCATCAAAATTGTCGACAGCCTCGGAGACCGAACATCTGGTTGCTCACTAATCTGGATGTTCAGACCACGATTCTGCTCTCCTCGGATCAAGTCATTATTGCTGATTGTGTTTGGCAAACATACTTTTTTAGAGTTGCTATTGTGCATGGTGCGAATGACCACGTTTCTCGACGTGCCTTGTGGACGgatcttctttcttttgttGATGGGAACACGGTGTTTATTGGCGACTTCAACGCCGTTAAGGGGGCCCATGAGCGACGTAGTTTGGCGGCGCCTTTGAGAAGTTCTTGCAGCGAGTTTTGCGACTTCATCGAGGCTTCGGATATGATTGAATCTCCTTCTTCTGGCATTCGGTTTACATGGTCTGGTCGGATTTTACTTCCTCGGCATGTGGAGTCTAGATTGGACAGGGCTTTTTTTTCTCCTGGTTTTGCGAATTTGTGGGCTTCGATTAACACACATGCGCTCCCAAGGCTTACCTCTGATCACTCTCCCTTGATTTTCCAATGCAGCGATGAGATGAGTAAGGGGAGACGTTTCAAATTCTTGAATATGTGGACTTCTCACCCTAACTTTCTTGACCGAGTGGCGTCTTCTTGGGATGCTGCGACTGACGTTCGTTGtcctatttttaaaatcatgttCAAGCTCCGTCGTCTCAGATATGACCTCAGGGCTTGGAATAAAGATGTTTTTGGGCAGGTGGATATGCAGATTAATTCGGAGCAAGTCTCGTTGCTCGACGTGCAGAACAGGATTTCTGACCAGGGTTACACGGACATTCTTTTTGAGGAGGAG CAAAGCCACAGGATTGAGCACTTGAAGATTGCCGATGTTGTCTCGTATGATAGGGGGAATATTCAGCAGCATATTATTGATTTCTTTTCATCTCTTTTTAAAGACGAAAGTCCCAGTAATGTGAATTGGGATATGCTGGAAGGTATTATTGATCAATTTGTCTCTGAGGATCAGAATGGGAAGCTCACGCATATACCTGATGATGAGGAGATTATGGCTGCGGTTTTTAGCTTGGATGCGAATAGCTCGCCAGGTCCGGATGGGTTTTCAGGGAAGTTTTTTCAGAGCTGTTGGACCATTATACGACTGGATATTCTTTCTGCGGTGCGTGCTTTCTTCCTTAATTCTTATCTGCCTGCAGGCTGCAATGCTAGCATCTTAATTTTGATCCCAAAAAAGGATGTGGTGGAGACGGTGGCTGATTTGAGACCTATCATTCTCTcaaatttcttctttaaaattatttccaaaatccTCGCTTCTAGATTGGGGGAAGTGGCGGCTGTTGGGGTGTCGCCAAACCAATTTGGGTTTATTGGAGGTCGTTCGATTCATGACTGCATCATGCTTGGCTCTGAAGGTTTTAGCTGCATGAATCGCACGGGCAAACGCTCGAATATGGCGTGCAAAGTGGATATTCGCAAAGCATTTGATACTATGCGCTGGGACTTTATTCTGAACGTGCTCAGGGTTAACGGTTTCCATGGAAAGTTCATTGAATGGATTTCCATTATCTTCAGTTCTGCCCGGATTTCCATTATTTACAACGGGCAGTTGAGTGGCTACTTCGCTTGTTCCAGGGGAGTTAGGCAGGGTGATCCTCTCTCTCCTATTCTTTTTGGAATTGCTGAGGATGTTTTGAGTCACTTATTTCTCATTTGTGTGAATTCTCGTCACATTACTTCTATGGCCTTCAGCAGAAAGGCCTCTTTTCCTACTCATTTGCTTTATGCTGATGACATTTTGATTTTCTGTAAGGCGTCGATGAAAAACGCTcgcaaaatcaaagaaatcttgGATTTCTATGGTGATATTTCGGGACAAATTTGTAACCCTGTCAAGTCTCACGTTTTCTTCGGGAGGGGCGTTTCTTCCATGGTGAAGAATCGTGTGATTAGTGAGCTTGGCTTTGCGATGGGATCTTTGCCGGTTACCTATTTGGGAGTTCCGATTTTCTCTGGTCGCATGCGTGCTTCTTACTTGATTGGTATTTATGATAAGATTGTCAATAAGTTTTCAAGTTGGAAGGGGCTACACTTATCTATGGCTGGCAGAATTTGCTTGGTTCGTTCTGTGATTCAAAGTTCGGTAACGCACTCGATGATGATATATAGATGGCCTAAATCCCTCATCTATAAACTGGATAGGAAGTGCCGCAACTTTATTTGGTCGGGACATGTGGACAAAAAGCCTTCGTGCCCGGTGAGCTGGTCTAGGGTTTGCGCTTCTCGGTCGGAGGGTGGCCTCGGGGTTAGGTCTTTCTCGGCTATGAATAGAAGCTTCTTGATGAAGATGGCCTGGAAGCTTGTGCAAGGGCGAGACTTCGCCCCTTCGATCATGGCGACTCGCTACTTGTCGAATTTTGGCTATGCCAAGATGTTCTTGGCTTCTTCGCCATTCTGGACTGGCGTGAGGGAGCATGTCAACTCCTTGGTGATGAATTCTTATTCCTATATTGGCACTGGagaacacatttatttctgGCATGACGAATGGCTGGGTTACAAGTTGGCGGACAAGCTTCATATTCCGCCTTTTATGAGAGACTTTCTGCAGCAAGCTGTGAGTGATTACTTCtatgatggtgtttggcatttcacTCCGGATTTTATTATTCAGTTTCCTGATATTGTGGTGGATATTCTGTTGCTTCCAATTGGGGAGGAGAGTGACACTCGCTTCTGGAAACCTTCTGTTAGTGGAGAGGTTTCGGCCTCTCTTGCCTATGTTTCGCAGTCTCCGCATTTTCCCAAAGTTCTTTGGGGAACTTGGATTTGGGAGCGTTTTATTCCTGACAGAAGATCTCTTATCACATGGCGGATTCTGCATTTGAAGATGCCGACTCTGGATGGTCTAATCAAAAGGGGCATGCATGGCCCCAACAGATGTGTGATGTGTGGGTTAGCTGAGGAGTCTATTGACCACTTGTTCTGGAATTGCAATGTTATTCGGCAGACTTGGGgggttttctttgattggtttgcCAAGTCGCACATTCTGGACTGCTTGGATATTCATAGCATGTTGGCTGCTGCATGGAACACGGATTTCAGTCCGTTGGTTCGGTCCTACTGGAAAGCTGGggtcattaattttatttggaaaattTGGGATTCCCGCAATCAAGTGACTTTTAATGACGCCAGTTTCCACCCAAATTTGATTCTTGGGTTCCTGAAAGTTGCGTTTAAGGAGATGGATTCAAATTTCCCTAAGCTTGGGCGTTCTCATAACTCTTGGCAGGATTATTTGACGCTTAGGCGAATTGGGGTTTCGATGCGCGCTGTTCCGCCCCCTTTGATGATtgaggttcactggtggccaTCGGCAGGGCAGTGGATAAAAGTAAATACGGACGGTTCGGCGCTCGGGAAACCTGGAAGCATTGCCGCGGGCGGTGTATTCCGTGATAACTGGGGTGCGGTTCGCGGTTGTTTTCACTTTAAAGGGGGTTCGGGGTTCGCTTTTGAAGCGGAGCTTTTCGCAATCATTCATGCCGTTCGAATTGCGAATTCTCGTGGGTGGCActggctttggattgaagcaGACTCGTCTTATGTTGTCCAGCTTCTGCATTCTCGTTCTCTGAAAGTTCCTTGGCGTTTTCTACCGCTATGGAAACAGACTTTAAATTGGCTTTCAAATTTTCGACTTCAGATTTCGCATATTTTTAGAGAAGGAAATAGTGTggcggatattatggctaatcatGCCCGGATCGAAGGGTGGTGGCCCTTTGCTATTGAGGATATTAAGATTGCGGTGTCTTTAGATATGGCTACTCATAGTCGCGTTCGTATGAAGAATTGA